The proteins below come from a single Hemibagrus wyckioides isolate EC202008001 linkage group LG22, SWU_Hwy_1.0, whole genome shotgun sequence genomic window:
- the fam81b gene encoding protein FAM81B, with the protein MPKGGKSGQLSSETALQPYRTDFEQPAYMEMSRPEQTLATLLETAFRIKEDVVNSLHATQGSVLMEASARKLLENHIHIITNIVKQLSKDIQVLEAQIVQRDSIASGTTFAVQSLDHKNLAVVGDLRGRVTRCDATIAKLSRDVTAGGQEILKLQQEVTEMHSATEIRLRDLELRISKSLARLETSQSEQIESQKNTTGDILRDIQQLEIRTSSGLRELEEEAARIKKWTEEQLSNTAQMQTENKQQLHTLLQDRMVEMEEKLKAQVHLISAHLDRVEKQLEKESSADQVKQTESKINTRIQAMEKSFQAELEQMRREYQSGFQSVHDAIASLRDIADTKAKLDKGELKKDIRQIRRMMVGHADA; encoded by the exons ATGCCGAAAGGTGGAAAGAGTGGACAACTGTCCAGCGAGACAGCTTTACAGCCATATAGGACTGATTTTGAACA GCCAGCATATATGGAGATGAGCAGACCAGAACAAACCCTGGCCACTTTGCTAGAGACAGCCTTCAGGATCAAAGAGGATGTAGTCAACAGTCTGCATGCCACCCAGGGATCTGTTTTAATGGAAGCATCTGCAAGGAAACTTCTAGAAAACCACATACATATCATCACAAATATTGTCAAACAGCTCAGCAAGGACATTCAG GTGCTGGAGGCTCAGATTGTTCAGAGAGACAGTATAGCATCAGGGACAACTTTTGCAGTTCAAAGCCTGGATCATAAGAACTTGGCTGTGGTTGGAGATCTTCGTGGTAGAGTGACCAG GTGTGATGCCACCATAGCCAAGCTCTCTAGAGATGTCACTGCTGGAGGACAGGAAATCCTGAAGCTTCAGCAGGAAGTCACTGAAATGCACTCTGCAACTGAGATCAGGCTCAGAGATTTAGAGCTCAGG ATTTCAAAGTCTTTGGCAAGGTTGGAGACATCCCAGTCAGAGCAGATTGAGTCCCAGAAGAATACTACAGGAGATATACTGAGGGACATTCAACAGCTTGAAATAAG GACATCCAGTGGACTGAGGGAATTGGAGGAGGAAGCAGCCAGGATCAAGAAATGGACAGAAGAGCAGCTAAGCAACACGGCCCAAATGCAAACAGAAAACAAGCAACAGCTGCACACACTGCTGCAGGACAGGATG gtggagatggaggagaagcTAAAAGCACAAGTACATCTCATTTCTGCTCACCTTGACCGTGTGGAGAAGCAGTTAGAAAAGGAGAGTTCTGCAGACCAGGTGAAGCAAACGGAGAGCAAAATTAATACCAGAATTCAGGCAATGGAGAAGAGCTTCCAAGCTGAACTGGAACAGATGAGGAGGGAGTATCAGTCAG GTTTCCAATCGGTCCACGATGCCATCGCTTCCCTGAGAGACATTGCTGACACCAAGGCCAAACTTGACAAAGGAGAGCTGAAGAAAGATATCAGACAGATTCGGAGGATGATGGTGGGACATGCAGACGCCTGA